The following proteins are co-located in the Microcystis wesenbergii NRERC-220 genome:
- a CDS encoding DUF3181 family protein — translation MANTTQDIENLAAQIGDNIYIDVAKWHLYLREAHLHSVVAEKVFPLLENDSLSENAVMSILREIKVTLGGGHLQVSLADLLPSKCQIDLIDLLEEYQKSR, via the coding sequence ATGGCTAACACAACTCAGGACATCGAAAATCTGGCGGCCCAAATCGGCGACAATATCTACATTGACGTGGCTAAATGGCATCTCTATCTCCGGGAAGCACATTTACACAGCGTCGTTGCCGAAAAAGTCTTCCCTTTGCTCGAAAACGACAGCTTAAGCGAGAATGCAGTCATGTCTATCCTGCGGGAGATTAAAGTCACCCTCGGAGGAGGTCATCTGCAAGTTTCTCTAGCGGATTTGTTACCCAGCAAATGTCAGATAGATTTAATCGATTTGCTGGAAGAATACCAAAAAAGTCGCTAA
- the ald gene encoding alanine dehydrogenase: protein MEIGVPKEIKDQEFRVGLSPSSVRVLNDRGHRVFVETAAGLGAGFSDEDYQKAGGKIVEKAAQVWDKPLIVKVKEPLKAEYGFLNKEALLFTYLHLAAERYLTEALIESGTTAIAYETVELADGRLPLLTPMSVIAGRLSVQFGARYLEKQQGGRGVLLGGFPGVSPGQVVILGGGVVGTEAARIAIGMGAKVTILDINVERLAYLETLFGSRVELLYSSPAQLENVVPKADLLIGAVLVLGKRAPTLVSRSLVAKMNPGSVIVDVAVDQGGCVETLRATSHSQPTYLESGVVHYGVPNMPGAVPWTATQALNNSTLPYVIKLADHGLKALDQDVSLAKGLNVANHRLIHPAVREVFPDLI from the coding sequence ATGGAAATAGGTGTCCCCAAAGAGATTAAAGATCAGGAGTTTCGCGTCGGTTTGAGTCCTAGTAGTGTGCGTGTACTCAATGATCGCGGTCATAGGGTATTTGTGGAAACGGCCGCCGGGTTGGGCGCCGGATTCAGCGATGAGGATTACCAAAAAGCCGGGGGCAAAATTGTGGAAAAAGCGGCCCAAGTTTGGGATAAACCGCTAATTGTTAAGGTAAAAGAGCCGCTTAAGGCAGAATACGGCTTTTTAAACAAGGAAGCTCTCCTATTCACCTATTTACACCTAGCGGCCGAGCGCTATTTAACGGAAGCATTAATCGAGTCGGGAACAACTGCGATCGCTTATGAAACGGTCGAGCTTGCCGATGGTCGCTTGCCTCTCTTAACTCCCATGAGTGTTATTGCCGGTCGTCTTTCGGTGCAATTTGGGGCCCGCTATCTGGAAAAACAACAGGGAGGTAGGGGAGTTTTACTGGGGGGTTTCCCCGGGGTGAGTCCTGGACAAGTGGTTATCCTTGGCGGTGGTGTGGTGGGTACGGAAGCGGCCAGAATTGCCATCGGTATGGGGGCAAAAGTAACTATTTTAGATATTAACGTCGAGCGCTTGGCCTATTTAGAAACTTTATTCGGTTCGCGGGTAGAATTGCTTTATAGTAGCCCGGCACAATTAGAAAATGTGGTTCCTAAGGCCGATTTATTGATTGGAGCGGTGTTAGTCTTAGGAAAACGAGCGCCAACTCTAGTTTCTCGCTCTTTAGTCGCCAAAATGAACCCTGGTTCCGTAATTGTCGATGTGGCAGTGGACCAAGGGGGCTGCGTGGAAACTCTGCGGGCCACTTCCCACAGTCAACCGACTTACCTGGAGTCGGGAGTAGTACATTATGGAGTGCCTAATATGCCTGGAGCAGTACCCTGGACGGCAACCCAAGCTTTAAATAATAGTACCCTACCCTACGTTATTAAATTAGCCGACCATGGGTTAAAAGCCTTGGATCAAGATGTTTCCCTCGCTAAGGGGTTAAATGTCGCCAATCATCGGTTAATTCATCCAGCAGTGCGCGAAGTTTTTCCCGATTTGATTTGA